The following are encoded together in the Streptomyces sp. NBC_00358 genome:
- a CDS encoding LCP family protein — translation MGVGDGVGVGVGPVGRRSRVLKAVGLTLAGALVLGVGTAGWAYWHLNQNIKSVDINSALGDDRPAKAVVTPSAPASASASPSPLPSGALNILVLGSDSRSGKANAKLGGGDSSGARSDTAMVVHIDAGRTRATVVSIPRDTLVTRPACPTSSGGTTAVAYNAMFNSAYSIGGPVCAVKTVESMTDVRMDHYIEIDFSGFAKLVDALGGVTVTTDENIDDSKSHLHLKAGTHHLGGTRALALARTRHGIGDGSDLGRIGLQQKLVKALLTQISSAGLLTDPAKLYDVANAVTGSLTTDTGLDSLGELMKLGQSLKSLSSDEVKTVMMPVVAAPSDHNRVIANEPEASDLWASLK, via the coding sequence ATCGGGGTCGGGGACGGGGTCGGGGTCGGGGTCGGTCCGGTGGGCCGGCGGTCGCGGGTACTGAAGGCCGTCGGCCTCACCCTGGCGGGAGCACTGGTACTGGGCGTCGGCACGGCGGGCTGGGCCTACTGGCATCTGAACCAGAACATCAAGAGCGTCGACATCAACAGCGCGCTCGGCGACGACCGCCCGGCGAAGGCGGTGGTGACGCCCTCGGCCCCGGCGTCCGCCTCGGCCTCCCCCTCCCCGCTTCCCAGCGGTGCCCTGAACATCCTGGTCCTCGGCTCCGACTCGCGCAGCGGCAAGGCGAACGCGAAGCTCGGCGGCGGCGACAGTTCGGGTGCCCGTTCCGACACGGCGATGGTCGTGCACATCGACGCGGGGCGCACCCGGGCGACCGTGGTGAGCATCCCCCGGGACACCCTGGTGACCCGGCCGGCCTGCCCCACCTCCTCCGGGGGGACGACGGCGGTGGCGTACAACGCGATGTTCAACAGCGCCTATTCGATCGGCGGCCCGGTCTGCGCGGTGAAGACGGTCGAGTCCATGACCGACGTCCGCATGGACCACTACATCGAGATCGACTTCTCCGGCTTCGCGAAACTGGTGGACGCCCTCGGCGGTGTCACGGTCACCACGGACGAGAACATCGACGACAGCAAGAGCCATCTGCACCTGAAGGCGGGCACGCACCACCTGGGCGGCACCCGGGCGCTGGCACTCGCCCGCACCCGGCACGGCATAGGCGACGGCAGCGACCTGGGCCGCATAGGTCTCCAACAGAAGCTCGTCAAGGCGCTGTTGACGCAGATCTCATCGGCGGGCCTGCTCACCGACCCGGCCAAGCTCTACGACGTCGCGAACGCGGTGACCGGCAGCCTGACGACGGACACCGGCCTCGACTCGCTCGGCGAGCTGATGAAACTCGGTCAGAGTCTCAAGTCCCTCTCCTCGGACGAGGTGAAGACGGTGATGATGCCGGTGGTGGCGGCTCCCTCGGACCACAACAGGGTGATCGCGAACGAGCCGGAGGCGAGCGATCTGTGGGCCTCGCTGAAGTGA
- a CDS encoding endo-1,4-beta-xylanase, which produces MRTSRTRSSTRPLSRRVAALFAGVVTVGALLAAGTTAHAADAPLRDLAAAKGKVIGTAVTGSKLTGTYGDIAGSQFNSLTPGNAMKWGTVEPTRGTFNWSEADQIVAFAQAHNQQVRGHTLVWHSQNPSWLTNGTWTTAELSGLLQDHITTEVTRYKGKLAAWDVVNEPFNEDGTYRSTLWYNGLGADYIAQALTWVHAADPNAKLYINDYNVEGVNAKSTALYNLVKSLKARGVPIDGVGLQAHLIVGQVPGTLQQNIQRFADLGVDVAITELDIRMQLPSDSTKLAQQAADYKAVFDACVAVTRCYGVTVWGFTDSDSWIPDVFSGYGAATPYDENYVPKPAYNAIAASLGGGTSTPPPTGACTVTYSVQSQWNTGFTGQVRIECSGAALALWKVNWTYGAGQQITQAWNATCTQTGTAVSCANASYNGTVPDGGSVTFGFNASWSGSNPVPTVTLG; this is translated from the coding sequence ATGAGAACCTCCCGAACCCGCTCCTCGACCCGTCCCTTATCCCGCCGCGTCGCCGCCCTGTTCGCGGGAGTCGTGACGGTGGGCGCCCTGCTCGCGGCCGGTACGACGGCACACGCCGCCGACGCCCCGCTGCGCGACCTCGCGGCAGCCAAGGGCAAGGTCATCGGCACCGCGGTCACCGGCTCCAAGCTGACCGGGACCTACGGCGACATCGCCGGGTCCCAGTTCAACTCGCTGACGCCGGGCAACGCCATGAAATGGGGCACCGTAGAGCCCACCCGGGGCACCTTCAACTGGTCCGAGGCCGACCAGATCGTCGCGTTCGCGCAGGCCCACAACCAGCAGGTGCGCGGTCACACCCTGGTCTGGCACAGCCAGAACCCGAGCTGGCTGACGAACGGCACCTGGACGACCGCCGAGCTGAGCGGCCTGCTCCAGGACCACATCACCACCGAAGTCACCCGCTACAAGGGGAAGCTGGCCGCCTGGGACGTGGTCAACGAGCCCTTCAACGAGGACGGCACCTACCGTTCGACCCTCTGGTACAACGGCCTCGGCGCCGACTACATCGCCCAGGCACTGACCTGGGTGCACGCCGCCGACCCGAACGCCAAGCTCTACATCAACGACTACAACGTCGAGGGCGTCAACGCGAAGAGCACCGCCCTCTACAACCTGGTCAAGTCCCTGAAGGCGCGCGGTGTCCCGATCGACGGCGTCGGCCTCCAGGCCCACCTCATCGTCGGCCAGGTCCCCGGCACCCTCCAGCAGAACATCCAGCGCTTCGCCGACCTCGGTGTCGACGTCGCGATCACGGAGCTGGACATCCGGATGCAACTCCCGTCCGACAGCACCAAACTGGCGCAGCAGGCCGCCGACTACAAGGCGGTCTTCGACGCCTGTGTCGCGGTGACCCGCTGCTACGGGGTGACCGTCTGGGGCTTCACCGACTCCGACTCCTGGATCCCGGACGTCTTCTCGGGCTACGGCGCGGCGACACCGTACGACGAGAACTACGTGCCCAAACCCGCGTACAACGCCATCGCGGCCTCGCTCGGCGGCGGAACCTCGACGCCACCGCCCACCGGCGCGTGCACGGTGACCTACAGCGTCCAGAGCCAGTGGAACACGGGCTTCACGGGACAGGTGCGCATCGAGTGCTCGGGGGCCGCGCTGGCGTTGTGGAAGGTGAACTGGACGTACGGCGCGGGCCAGCAGATCACCCAGGCCTGGAACGCGACCTGCACCCAGACCGGCACGGCGGTGTCCTGCGCCAACGCCTCCTACAACGGGACCGTCCCGGACGGCGGTTCGGTGACGTTCGGGTTCAACGCCTCCTGGAGCGGGAGCAATCCGGTGCCCACGGTGACGTTGGGCTGA
- a CDS encoding LacI family DNA-binding transcriptional regulator — protein sequence MKPGKSAEAQTATLAEIAREAGVSAPTVSKVLNGRADVAPATRSRVEELLHAYGYRRRRAEASRSPLIDLVFHELESAWAMEVIRGVENVARDAGLSVVLSESAGRLTPGRTWADQVAARRPHGVVLVLSGLDDSQRALLTSRSIPFVVMDPAGDPGVDVPSIGATNWQGGLAATRHLVELGHTRIGAISGPSRMMCSRARVDGYRAALETAGLPVDPSLILAGDFHHEAGYRIGLELLRRPDRPTAVFAGNDLQALGLYEAARELGLRIPEDLSVVGFDDLPVARWVGPPLTTVRQPLTEMAEAAAKLVLDLSRQERPSAGTRMELATSLVVRSSTGAPPA from the coding sequence ATGAAGCCTGGGAAGTCCGCAGAAGCACAGACGGCGACGCTGGCCGAGATCGCCCGGGAGGCCGGTGTATCGGCTCCGACTGTTTCGAAGGTCCTCAACGGCCGCGCCGACGTCGCCCCCGCGACCCGGTCCCGCGTCGAGGAGCTGCTGCACGCGTACGGCTACCGCCGCCGGCGGGCCGAGGCTTCCCGCTCGCCGCTGATCGACCTGGTCTTCCACGAACTGGAGAGCGCCTGGGCCATGGAGGTCATCCGGGGCGTGGAGAACGTCGCCCGGGACGCCGGCCTCAGCGTGGTGCTCTCCGAGTCCGCCGGGCGGCTCACCCCCGGCCGGACCTGGGCCGACCAGGTCGCCGCCCGCCGCCCGCACGGCGTGGTCCTCGTCCTCTCGGGCCTCGACGACTCCCAGCGCGCCCTGCTGACCAGCAGATCCATCCCCTTCGTGGTGATGGACCCGGCGGGCGACCCGGGCGTCGACGTGCCCTCCATCGGCGCCACCAACTGGCAGGGCGGCCTCGCCGCCACCCGTCACCTCGTCGAACTCGGCCACACCCGGATCGGCGCCATCAGCGGGCCGTCCCGGATGATGTGCAGCCGCGCGCGGGTCGACGGCTACCGGGCGGCGCTGGAGACGGCCGGACTGCCCGTCGACCCCTCGCTGATCCTCGCCGGGGACTTCCACCACGAGGCCGGCTACCGCATCGGCCTGGAGCTGCTGCGCCGCCCCGACCGGCCCACGGCCGTCTTCGCCGGCAACGACCTCCAGGCGCTAGGTCTCTACGAGGCGGCCCGCGAGCTGGGGCTGCGCATTCCCGAGGACCTGAGCGTCGTCGGCTTCGACGATCTGCCGGTGGCGCGGTGGGTGGGGCCGCCGCTGACGACCGTACGGCAGCCGCTGACCGAGATGGCCGAGGCGGCGGCGAAGCTGGTGCTCGACCTGAGCCGCCAGGAGAGGCCGTCGGCCGGGACGAGGATGGAACTGGCGACGAGCCTGGTCGTGCGCAGCAGCACGGGGGCGCCTCCGGCGTGA
- a CDS encoding ABC transporter substrate-binding protein → MESHSRRWFLGAGTAALASVGGLTACGSGSGSGSDGTLTAFVYGDDAAKIQVKSVNRFNASAAAKKAKGTIKLQKVPATDYPAKLRTAMGSPNAPDVFFNWGGGSIKAYREAGQLVDLTDVITSDPVLKSGFLSSVLAAGGLDGKNYGVPMRGMQPVILFYNKTVFAEQKLQPPTTWDQLLDINTKLKKANITPFALGGADIWPELMWLEYLVDRIGGPQVFEKIKNGDASAWGDPAVLKAAQTVKQLIDDGAFGKGYSSVGYGNGGAPAVFAKGKAAMHLMGSWEYSTQLGKFPDFAKKNMGWCAFPQIEGGAGDIRNVVGNPTNYWSVNAHTSNKDAAIAFLRDSASLAYTKELIANGDVPATSNAATLLDASPNPEFAKFQYEMVQKAPAFTLSWDQAVDPNVATPMLTEVNKLFVGKSSPTQFVSALKELK, encoded by the coding sequence ATGGAGTCCCACAGCAGACGTTGGTTCCTCGGCGCGGGCACGGCCGCCCTGGCCTCTGTCGGCGGGCTCACCGCCTGCGGGTCCGGCAGCGGCTCGGGCTCCGACGGGACGCTCACCGCGTTCGTCTACGGGGACGACGCGGCGAAGATCCAGGTCAAGTCCGTCAACCGGTTCAACGCGTCGGCCGCGGCGAAGAAGGCCAAGGGCACGATCAAGCTCCAGAAGGTGCCCGCCACCGACTACCCGGCCAAGCTGCGCACGGCGATGGGTTCGCCCAACGCTCCCGACGTGTTCTTCAACTGGGGCGGCGGCTCCATCAAGGCCTACCGGGAGGCCGGCCAGCTCGTCGACCTGACCGACGTCATCACGTCCGACCCGGTGCTCAAGAGCGGCTTCCTGTCGTCGGTGCTGGCGGCGGGCGGACTGGACGGCAAGAACTACGGCGTGCCGATGCGCGGCATGCAGCCCGTGATCCTCTTCTACAACAAGACCGTCTTCGCGGAGCAGAAGCTCCAGCCGCCCACCACCTGGGACCAGTTGCTGGACATCAACACCAAGCTGAAGAAGGCGAACATCACCCCGTTCGCCCTGGGCGGCGCGGACATCTGGCCCGAACTCATGTGGCTGGAGTACCTGGTCGACCGGATCGGCGGCCCCCAGGTCTTCGAGAAGATCAAGAACGGTGACGCCTCCGCCTGGGGCGACCCGGCCGTCCTCAAGGCCGCCCAGACGGTCAAGCAACTGATCGACGACGGCGCCTTCGGCAAGGGCTACAGCTCGGTGGGGTACGGCAACGGCGGCGCTCCCGCGGTCTTCGCCAAGGGCAAGGCGGCGATGCATCTGATGGGTTCGTGGGAGTACTCCACGCAGCTCGGCAAGTTCCCCGACTTCGCCAAGAAGAACATGGGCTGGTGCGCCTTCCCGCAGATCGAGGGCGGCGCCGGCGACATCCGCAACGTGGTCGGCAACCCCACCAACTACTGGTCGGTGAACGCCCACACCTCCAACAAGGACGCGGCGATCGCCTTCCTGCGGGACTCCGCCTCCCTGGCGTACACCAAGGAGCTCATAGCCAACGGCGACGTCCCGGCCACCTCGAACGCGGCGACCCTCCTGGACGCCTCGCCGAACCCGGAGTTCGCCAAGTTCCAGTACGAGATGGTGCAGAAGGCCCCCGCGTTCACGCTGAGCTGGGACCAGGCGGTCGACCCGAACGTGGCGACGCCGATGCTCACCGAGGTCAACAAGCTGTTCGTGGGCAAGTCCTCGCCGACGCAGTTCGTGTCGGCGCTCAAGGAGCTGAAGTGA
- a CDS encoding carbohydrate ABC transporter permease gives MSVTQVKGGPRNDAGRPRSARRNRAGRPSAALAVPGVLFFAFFAIAPMLLAFYLSFTKWNGLGDPQPTGLANWRKLLGDERLTQSLTVTVALTVVSWAFQTVISLLLGVWAAGRQRNRAVLSAIFFVPFLLSSTAISLLFYALLDPNFGIIHRDTLGTTSGAFLAIVFVGGWQFIPFHTLIYQGGARQIPEVLYQAAAIDGAGRLRQFFSITLPQLRNTATTSGVLMVVGSLTYFETVLILTQGGPGTDTAILPYLMYEAGFKSYDFGYASAVASFLVLAATALSLLMVKLSGFGAMRSTREGM, from the coding sequence GTGAGCGTCACGCAGGTCAAGGGCGGCCCGCGGAACGACGCGGGCCGCCCCCGCTCCGCCCGGCGCAACAGGGCCGGCCGCCCCAGCGCGGCGCTGGCCGTCCCCGGCGTGCTGTTCTTCGCGTTCTTCGCCATCGCCCCGATGCTCCTCGCCTTCTACCTGTCGTTCACCAAGTGGAACGGCCTGGGCGACCCGCAGCCGACCGGTCTGGCCAACTGGCGCAAGCTGCTGGGCGACGAACGGCTGACCCAGTCGCTGACGGTCACCGTCGCGCTGACCGTGGTGAGCTGGGCGTTCCAGACGGTGATCTCGCTGCTGCTGGGCGTCTGGGCGGCGGGCAGGCAGCGCAACCGCGCGGTGCTCTCGGCGATCTTCTTCGTGCCGTTCCTGCTGTCGTCGACGGCGATCTCGCTGCTGTTCTACGCCCTGCTGGACCCGAACTTCGGCATCATCCACCGGGACACCCTCGGCACGACCAGCGGCGCGTTCCTCGCGATCGTGTTCGTCGGCGGCTGGCAGTTCATCCCCTTCCACACCCTGATCTACCAGGGCGGGGCGCGGCAGATCCCCGAGGTGCTCTACCAGGCGGCGGCGATCGACGGGGCCGGGCGCCTGCGGCAGTTCTTCTCGATCACGCTGCCGCAGTTGCGCAACACGGCGACGACATCAGGGGTGTTGATGGTCGTCGGTTCGCTGACGTACTTCGAGACGGTCCTGATCCTCACCCAGGGCGGTCCGGGCACCGACACGGCGATCCTGCCGTACCTGATGTACGAAGCCGGCTTCAAGAGCTACGACTTCGGCTACGCGAGCGCCGTCGCCTCCTTCCTGGTGCTCGCCGCGACCGCGTTGTCCCTGCTGATGGTGAAGCTGTCCGGCTTCGGCGCGATGCGCAGCACCCGGGAAGGAATGTGA
- a CDS encoding carbohydrate ABC transporter permease — MSHDTLPRPVRTDSAPAAERPPSRRRHWSRRANPLAGAGTLVWLAVVIIPIYAMISASLTHQDEALGHNALKPPSHPTLDNYSTVLNNGFGHLLWNTVLAAAGVVLIVLVLCVPLSYVAVRTRSVWSGAAFRLFLLGVAIPAQAVVVPLYLMIAKLNLYDSLLAIVLPTAAFAMPVSVLILTGTLRDISEEMYEAMALDGASTTRMLFQLVIPMSKGGISTVVIYSALQAWNGFLFPLIFTQSDGPRVLTLGLFDYVSEFGVNIPAILASVVLSGVPIFIVYLVARRSLVGGLMGVGGK, encoded by the coding sequence ATGTCACACGACACATTGCCCCGTCCCGTGAGGACGGACTCCGCCCCGGCCGCCGAGCGGCCCCCGAGCCGCCGCCGGCACTGGTCCAGGCGCGCCAACCCGCTCGCCGGGGCCGGCACGCTGGTCTGGCTGGCCGTCGTGATCATCCCGATCTACGCGATGATCTCGGCCTCGCTCACCCACCAGGACGAGGCGCTGGGCCACAACGCCCTGAAGCCGCCGTCCCATCCGACCCTGGACAACTACAGCACCGTCCTGAACAACGGCTTCGGTCACCTGCTGTGGAACACCGTGCTCGCGGCGGCCGGGGTCGTCCTGATCGTCCTGGTGCTGTGCGTCCCGCTGTCCTACGTGGCCGTGCGGACCCGCAGCGTCTGGTCGGGGGCCGCGTTCCGGCTGTTCCTGCTGGGCGTGGCGATCCCGGCGCAGGCCGTCGTGGTGCCGCTCTACCTGATGATCGCCAAGCTGAACCTGTACGACAGCCTGCTCGCGATCGTCCTGCCGACGGCCGCGTTCGCCATGCCGGTGTCGGTGCTGATCCTCACCGGCACGCTGCGGGACATCTCGGAGGAGATGTACGAGGCGATGGCACTGGACGGCGCGTCCACCACCCGGATGCTGTTCCAGCTCGTCATCCCGATGTCCAAGGGCGGCATCAGCACCGTCGTCATCTACTCGGCGCTCCAGGCCTGGAACGGCTTCCTCTTCCCGTTGATCTTCACCCAGTCCGACGGGCCACGGGTGCTGACCCTCGGCCTGTTCGACTACGTGAGCGAGTTCGGCGTGAACATTCCCGCGATCCTCGCCTCGGTCGTCCTCTCCGGTGTCCCGATCTTCATCGTGTACCTGGTGGCCCGCCGATCGCTGGTCGGCGGCCTCATGGGTGTGGGCGGCAAGTGA
- a CDS encoding glycoside hydrolase family 3 N-terminal domain-containing protein, with translation MTTPPWRDPALPAATRVDDLLSRMTLEEKTAQLYGVWVGAATDGGGVAPLQSEMASSYDWDELITRGLGQLTRSFGTAPVDPALGAQALARAQRRIAEAGRFGIPAVAHEECLAGFTAWQATAYPVPLSWGATFDPELVEELGRRIGDDLRSVGVHQGLAPVLDVVRDLRWGRVEETIGEDPYLVGTVATAYVRGLESAGIVATLKHFAGYAASAGARNLAPVRAGVRELSDITLPPFEMALREGGARSVMAAYNDTDGVPASADPYLLTELLRDQWGFTGTVVSDYFGVGFLQSLHRVAGSEAEAAHKALEAGIDVELPTLKCYGEPLVAAVRAGTVPESLIDRSARRVLLQKCELGLLDEDWRPETGRPVDLDSAANRALARRLAEESVILLDNADGVLPLAPDTRIAVIGPRADDPLAMLGCYSFPSHVLTHHPEVPTGVDIPTVLDALRAELPDAKVTFARGCGVSEPDRSGFEEAVARAAEADVCVAVLGDRAGLFGRGTSGEGCDVADLGLPGVQGELLDALVATGVPVVLVLLTGRPYALGRWQDRLGGIVQAFFPGEEGGPAVAGVLCGRVGPSGRLPVSVPRDPGGQPWTYLQPPLGLKGEVSNLDPTPLYPFGHGLSYTSFDWEPDETPGAEIGTDGAYDVSVTVRNTGERAGAEVVQLYLHDPVASVTRPDVRLIGYRRLDLAPGEARRVTFRFHADLSAFTDRTGSRIVEPGALELRLAASSADTRHTARLNLTGPVRRLGTDRRMRCETEVTRVS, from the coding sequence ATGACCACCCCTCCCTGGCGCGACCCCGCCCTGCCCGCCGCGACCCGCGTCGACGACCTGCTCTCCAGGATGACCCTGGAGGAGAAGACCGCCCAGCTCTACGGCGTGTGGGTCGGCGCCGCCACGGACGGCGGCGGAGTCGCCCCGCTCCAGAGCGAGATGGCCTCCTCGTACGACTGGGACGAGCTGATCACCCGCGGGCTCGGCCAGCTCACCCGCTCCTTCGGCACCGCCCCCGTGGACCCGGCGCTGGGCGCGCAGGCCCTTGCCCGCGCCCAGCGCCGGATCGCCGAGGCGGGCCGCTTCGGCATTCCGGCGGTCGCCCATGAGGAGTGCCTGGCGGGCTTCACGGCCTGGCAGGCGACGGCGTACCCGGTCCCGCTGTCCTGGGGCGCCACGTTCGACCCGGAGCTGGTGGAGGAGCTGGGCCGGCGCATCGGCGACGACCTGCGCTCGGTCGGCGTCCACCAGGGCCTCGCCCCGGTCCTGGACGTGGTCCGCGACCTGCGCTGGGGCCGGGTGGAGGAGACGATCGGCGAGGACCCGTACCTGGTCGGCACCGTCGCCACCGCCTATGTGCGGGGCCTGGAGTCGGCCGGGATCGTGGCCACGCTCAAGCACTTCGCCGGGTACGCGGCCTCCGCGGGCGCCCGGAACCTGGCGCCGGTGCGGGCCGGAGTGCGCGAGCTCTCCGACATCACCCTGCCGCCGTTCGAGATGGCACTGCGCGAGGGCGGCGCCCGCTCGGTGATGGCCGCCTACAACGACACGGACGGCGTCCCCGCGTCGGCCGACCCGTACCTGCTGACCGAGCTGCTGCGCGACCAGTGGGGCTTCACCGGCACGGTGGTCTCGGACTACTTCGGTGTCGGCTTCCTCCAGAGCCTGCACCGGGTGGCCGGCAGCGAGGCCGAGGCCGCGCACAAGGCGCTGGAGGCCGGCATCGATGTCGAGCTGCCCACGCTGAAGTGCTACGGCGAGCCGCTGGTGGCCGCCGTCCGCGCGGGCACCGTCCCCGAGTCGCTGATCGACCGGTCGGCCCGCCGGGTGCTGCTCCAGAAGTGCGAACTCGGCCTGCTGGACGAGGACTGGCGCCCGGAGACCGGCCGCCCCGTCGACCTGGACTCCGCGGCCAACCGGGCACTCGCCCGCAGGCTCGCCGAGGAGTCGGTGATCCTGCTGGACAACGCGGACGGCGTGCTGCCGCTGGCCCCGGACACCCGCATCGCGGTGATCGGCCCGCGCGCGGACGACCCCCTGGCGATGCTCGGCTGCTACTCGTTCCCCTCGCACGTGCTCACGCACCACCCCGAGGTCCCGACCGGCGTGGACATACCGACCGTGCTCGACGCGCTGCGCGCCGAACTGCCGGACGCCAAGGTGACGTTCGCGCGGGGCTGCGGGGTCTCGGAACCGGACCGGTCCGGTTTCGAGGAGGCGGTGGCACGGGCCGCCGAGGCCGACGTGTGCGTGGCGGTGCTCGGCGACCGGGCCGGGCTGTTCGGCCGGGGCACCTCGGGCGAGGGCTGCGACGTGGCCGACCTCGGCCTGCCGGGAGTGCAGGGCGAACTGCTCGACGCGCTGGTCGCCACGGGCGTGCCGGTGGTCCTGGTGCTGCTCACCGGCCGCCCCTACGCGCTGGGCCGCTGGCAGGACCGTCTCGGCGGCATCGTCCAGGCGTTCTTCCCGGGCGAGGAGGGCGGGCCCGCGGTGGCGGGCGTGCTGTGCGGCCGGGTCGGCCCGTCGGGCCGGCTGCCGGTGAGCGTGCCGCGCGATCCGGGCGGCCAGCCGTGGACGTACCTCCAGCCGCCACTGGGCCTGAAGGGCGAGGTCAGCAACCTGGACCCGACGCCGCTGTACCCGTTCGGCCACGGCCTCTCGTACACGTCCTTCGACTGGGAGCCGGACGAGACGCCCGGGGCCGAGATCGGCACCGACGGCGCGTACGACGTGTCGGTGACCGTCCGCAACACCGGTGAGCGCGCGGGTGCCGAGGTCGTCCAGCTCTACCTGCACGACCCGGTGGCCTCGGTGACCCGCCCGGACGTGCGGCTGATCGGCTACCGGCGGCTGGACCTGGCACCGGGCGAGGCCCGCCGGGTGACCTTCCGCTTCCACGCGGACCTCTCGGCGTTCACCGACCGCACCGGCAGCCGGATCGTCGAACCGGGCGCCCTGGAACTGCGGCTCGCCGCCTCCAGCGCGGACACGCGCCACACGGCCCGGCTGAACCTGACGGGTCCGGTACGGCGGTTGGGCACGGACCGCCGCATGCGCTGCGAGACGGAGGTCACGCGGGTGTCCTGA
- the tsaD gene encoding tRNA (adenosine(37)-N6)-threonylcarbamoyltransferase complex transferase subunit TsaD — MADEPLVLGIETSCDETGVGIVRGHTLLADAIASSVDEHARFGGVVPEVASRAHLEAMVPTIQRALKDAGVSAGDLDGIAVTAGPGLAGALLVGVSAAKAYAYALGKPLYGVNHLASHICVDQLEHGALPEPTMALLVSGGHSSLLLSTDITSDVRPMGATIDDAAGEAFDKIARVLNLGFPGGPVIDRYAKEGDPKAIAFPRGLTGPRDPAYDFSFSGLKTSVARWIEAKRAAGEDVPVRDVAASFQEAVVDVLTRKAVRACKDEGVDHLMIGGGVAANSRLRVLAQERCEAAGIRLRVPRPKLCTDNGAMVAALGAEMVARNRAASDWDLSADSSLPVTDPHVPGRAHTHTHAHSHDHVHEVAKENLYP; from the coding sequence ATGGCTGACGAACCACTCGTCCTCGGCATCGAGACCTCCTGCGACGAGACCGGTGTCGGCATCGTCCGCGGGCACACCCTGCTCGCGGACGCGATCGCGTCGAGCGTCGACGAGCACGCGCGCTTCGGCGGAGTCGTGCCGGAGGTCGCGTCCCGGGCGCACCTGGAGGCGATGGTCCCGACCATCCAGCGGGCGCTGAAGGACGCGGGGGTGTCGGCCGGGGACCTGGACGGCATCGCCGTCACCGCCGGACCCGGGCTCGCCGGGGCGCTGCTCGTCGGGGTCTCGGCCGCGAAGGCGTACGCGTACGCGCTGGGCAAGCCGCTCTACGGCGTCAACCACCTCGCCTCCCACATCTGCGTGGACCAGTTGGAACACGGGGCGCTGCCGGAGCCGACGATGGCCCTGCTGGTCTCGGGCGGCCACTCTTCGCTGCTGCTGTCCACCGACATCACCTCCGACGTACGGCCGATGGGCGCGACCATCGACGACGCGGCCGGCGAGGCCTTCGACAAGATCGCGCGGGTGCTGAACCTCGGCTTCCCGGGCGGCCCGGTCATCGACCGGTACGCGAAGGAGGGCGACCCGAAGGCGATCGCGTTCCCGCGCGGACTCACCGGGCCGCGCGATCCGGCCTACGACTTCTCCTTCTCCGGTCTGAAGACCTCCGTGGCCCGCTGGATCGAGGCCAAGCGGGCGGCGGGGGAGGACGTGCCGGTGCGCGATGTGGCCGCGTCCTTCCAGGAGGCCGTGGTGGACGTGCTCACCCGCAAGGCCGTCCGCGCGTGCAAGGACGAGGGCGTCGACCACCTCATGATCGGCGGCGGCGTGGCCGCGAACTCGCGGCTGCGCGTGCTGGCCCAGGAGCGCTGCGAGGCCGCCGGGATCCGGCTCAGGGTGCCGCGCCCGAAGCTGTGCACGGACAACGGCGCGATGGTCGCCGCGCTGGGCGCCGAGATGGTCGCCCGCAACCGGGCCGCCTCCGACTGGGACCTGTCGGCGGACTCCTCGCTGCCGGTGACGGACCCGCACGTGCCGGGGCGCGCGCACACGCACACGCATGCGCACTCGCACGATCACGTGCACGAGGTCGCGAAGGAGAACCTCTACCCGTGA
- the rimI gene encoding ribosomal protein S18-alanine N-acetyltransferase, with the protein MRWWDIDPVLELEKELFPVDAWSRGMFWSELAHSRGPQATRRYLVACEGDRLVGYAGLAAQGDLGDVQTIAVRRDQWGTGLGGLLLTELLRAASAFDCAEVMLECRVDNVRAQKLYERFGFEPIGFRRGYYQPGNVDALVMRLHDPSTSVQGTETHG; encoded by the coding sequence ATGCGCTGGTGGGACATCGATCCCGTCCTGGAGCTGGAGAAGGAACTCTTCCCCGTGGACGCCTGGTCCCGGGGCATGTTCTGGTCCGAACTGGCCCACTCCCGCGGGCCGCAGGCGACCCGGCGCTATCTGGTCGCCTGCGAAGGCGACCGGCTCGTCGGGTACGCGGGGCTCGCCGCCCAGGGAGACCTGGGCGACGTGCAGACCATCGCGGTGCGACGGGACCAGTGGGGCACCGGCCTCGGCGGCCTGCTGCTCACCGAACTGCTGCGGGCCGCGAGCGCCTTCGACTGCGCCGAGGTGATGCTCGAATGCCGCGTGGACAACGTCCGCGCGCAGAAGCTGTACGAGCGCTTCGGCTTCGAGCCGATCGGCTTCCGGCGCGGCTACTACCAGCCGGGGAACGTGGACGCCCTGGTGATGCGTCTGCACGACCCGTCGACCTCCGTACAAGGAACAGAGACCCATGGCTGA